One window from the genome of Nicotiana tomentosiformis chromosome 5, ASM39032v3, whole genome shotgun sequence encodes:
- the LOC104091985 gene encoding uncharacterized protein isoform X7 produces the protein MEDEENKGAGTTMPLSLFENKLSQEAKLKHLLRNLTSTDLQLCSDASKEFLKLLKSDSGPEFLNLYIQNSSKCIELEQAWELRKGKTGLYYVFNLISGILNHSYGKNRAEKDPKVALVVNALDRFAKSIVEKRMNDLYKELNSKEAKRQRAALFLLASIVRRSSWMAWEVAKCFDFKIPVFGKLAEWKVKKIEAEKKKHHSTRKAFVGFAISFLEVGNARLLRGVLQQKDMYSGVLRGLGNDDEDTVVYVLSTLCDRVLVPDSLVPTGLRSVLFGSVTLEQLASISGQEGGGLAAELAHELLYMVCTDPSNGLMPDLKRVPSPLRGNPKRLLGLMKKLKAAEVENHRNLLLAIVKGKSSFGSAYLDEFPYNLEDPSSRNWFASVSLAANVLSSVGDGLVFGFIGSQTQEPPTLNSPEVQNIMKCIGPRSFSRLVINKGLLHSDPLAKHGTLKLVLEVLKLLELLIGALNSVSSSQGQMIHKWESLKQDIWNAVRILLPDPQVLFSLLSSLNEFYRGLEQCSKRPADSEIGDKMNSRKKLKIDVANEDTDILVGGVSYSPDAALPLDGEGIINEDDMDNSKDEAYFLKLITELWGLHSSALPDSTVKEAEVLFYSKLLNALTVYYKTMPTMLEGLFDFFKILPNNPLALPTMLQQALLSLLQEHVGWSSKCEIASRVHPQMYKHLLPFLELSMYSQNRDIKDQAYSLAKASMYSTGAFDQNPKEICSWFFFIPGYRKDYMLGGAVGCDIYKKLSSPVLLFLRDAVIESGNKLFYYLNLLRSSLSSIPGAKDTSPDFSAFTICILDKCLTLITAESGAFSVSEKSMVSLYMCNTLKYLLETQVDPLLLSSIIDLKLSERLEAAYDLDDSQCLCEWRPFNSLLHLARRILQKTYRISSNCNEVVYTDSSFTRTVGEVQRLLKSEFDGSLLGVTIGFCFSLACTRPAEIIQNFPLIMSVSNKLLGVPLSLLMQLFFSEPSLLNDASKRWREIFFTGLDRAVTGLSGGRTMDCSVISSMDNKSNAFSVFLDRAPFYILFPAILDIDGLDLSNQSGLQNLFMAKLSEETSDHLLSIFRYLLFWLNQAQLSYRNEHFEGFEKLSEACFLLLSRMLKELVVEKFNSCGLDTFTPFTIHFVKELVVTILDHPAVAAVLECPSPVKSDFACGIIKDSVDQFVESAKLEVSKMDHHVHNLLKATSELWLSFCHSQGSSSEVYHANKHVISSFKNVVNKLVMAFKQKMNECMKSKNVIPLVPTLCALHNLIHFISPFEMLELVHWMLSAIDHEDRSVWLTSVLCVGLHIAGSAFSHLAANMQQPHEKMPFCLFWGIQQEQFDVILYEKIFSQVYEIATRFELDVADICLLKAVKVVKTHKAIQKPSHPFLKITCRAVANTHVNILSHCMLKITKRKAEILFLVADISPLHLSVFGKLFSDMMNKYVAVKSCAVQQICGYSDEDMLMLLPTVILYLNSIPSKFGGQLCMLHENIVSFYWGILKQGFSIWKSYVSREIFQVECCENLSMEDSLNLISGSLLTNTVLVAQLFFELRGDLVNVKKRMSIFNSVCSSEYSDLLEFDLTQDGAYSVEESLNVVNRTVTKIRLCRALLFSEKRKFPSVLKRDTELIPSEDCSILDLARIRLLNLLVQSWQLIVKRCSLNVVDFSQIEVGSCSLFRYLEVYILRNLMEITMEMHDCLLNLASLPFIEQLAKSSLLHRFYDPTTLRMLRAIISSVSEGKFSCISIIQLLLAHSQFAATIHSSPISAGHSHFGLIFTPLPSIMRSYVPCIDQDALDLKDNFKLSEERARQLELVKLLKLLFQIRAQQCDIDNVKDIGINLRELVFLLLSSYGASMSAIDLEIYSLLDEIKSANDLDEESMAKLDFLWSSALLKVRKENELVQTLSRNLSEAEAVDDYRRIHFRENIPIDPKFCATTVLYFPYDRTVGAGIHRKPETDNPDFRYAVHYTDVEKICVYDPIFILRFSVHCLSMGFIEPLEFASLGLLAISAVSISSPDDDMRKLGYEVLGRFKSTLEKCQKRKDVMRLRLLMSYLQNGIEEPWQKISSITAVFVAEASFVLLDPSHDHYSAISAYLMRSPSANMKGIPLFHNFFWSSSTNFIAERLWILRLLYSGLNANDDTQIYIRNAIFETLLSFYVSPISSHESKELIVQIVKKSVGIPKMARYLVEQCGLISWSSCVISSLSWSPCRRDSFVELTVILESAEMESETWVLTSKPLDDDKLWIKC, from the exons ATGGAAGACGAAGAAAATAAGGGAGCAGGAACAACAATGCCTCTGTCTCTGTTCGAAAATAAACTCTCTCAGGAGGCTAAACTCAAACACCTTCTTCGCAACTTAACCTCTACAGACTTACAGCTATGTTCCGATGCTTCAAAGGAGTTCCTCAAGCTTCTCAAATCCGATTCTGGACCCGAATTTCTCAACCTGTACATTCAGAATTCATCTAAGTGTATCGAACTCGAACAAGCTTGGGAGCTCCGAAAAGGCAAAACTGGACTTTACTATGTTTTCAATTTAATTTCTGGAATTCTCAATCATTCTTACGGGAAAAACAGAGCTGAAAAAGACCCGAAAGTTGCTTTAGTTGTCAATGCGTTGGATAGGTTTGCGAAATCGATAGTGGAAAAGAGAATGAATGATTTGTATAAGGAATTGAACAGTAAAGAGGCAAAGCGCCAACGCGCTGCCCTTTTTCTGTTGGCTTCTATAGTTAGGCGTAGTTCATGGATGGCGTGGGAAGTGGCCAAGTGTTTTGACTTTAAAATCCCTGTATTTGGGAAACTAGCTGAGTGGAAAGTTAAGAAAATTGAAGCGGAAAAGAAGAAGCACCATTCGACGAGGAAGGCTTTTGTTGGTTTTGCTATATCTTTTTTGGAGGTAGGGAATGCCAGGTTGTTGAGAGGTGTGTTGCAGCAGAAGGATATGTATTCTGGTGTGCTTCGCGGGTTGGGTAATGATGATGAGGATACTGTGGTTTATGTTTTGTCCACTTTGTGCGATAGGGTTCTTGTTCCTGATTCACTGGTGCCCACCGGGCTTAGAAGTGTGCTTTTCGGGAGTGTAACTTTGGAGCAGCTCGCCAGCATTTCGGGACAAGAGGGTGGCGGATTGGCTGCAGAGTTAGCTCATGAACTGTTATACATGGTGTGTACTGATCCTTCTAATGGATTGATGCCAGATTTGAAGAGGGTACCTAGTCCATTGAGAGGAAACCCGAAAAGGCTATTGGGCCTTATGAAGAAGTTAAAAGCTGCAGAAGTTGAGAACCACAGAAACCTGCTTTTGGCAATTGTTAAGGGGAAGTCGTCTTTTGGTTCAGCTTATTTGGATGAGTTCCCTTACAATCTTGAAGACCCTTCGTCTCGTAACTG GTTTGCTTCAGTTTCTTTGGCAGCAAATGTGCTCTCCTCTGTTGGTGACGGACTTGTCTTTGGATTTATTGGATCTCAAACCCAGGAGCCACCAACTCTTAACAGCCCAGAGGTGCAAAATATCATGAAGTGCATTGGACCACGATCCTTCTCTCGGCTGGTGATTAATAAAGGGTTACTTCATTCTGATCCTCTAGCAAAACATGGAACTTTGAAGCTCGTGTTGGAGGTTCTGAAATTGTTGGAGTTACTAATTGGTGCATTAAACAGTGTATCGTCTTCCCAAGGTCAGATGATCCACAAATGGGAATCCCTCAAGCAAGATATCTGGAATGCAGTTCGGATTCTTCTCCCCGATCCTCAAGTTCTGTTCTCATTACTCTCTTCACTGAATGAATTTTACAGAGGTCTTGAGCAATGCTCAAAAAGACCCGCAGATTCTGAAATAGGAGATAAGATGAACAGTAGGAAGAAGCTGAAAATTGATGTTGCAAATGAAGATACAGACATTCTTGTTGGTGGGGTTAGTTACTCCCCTGATGCTGCTCTGCCCCTTGACGGTGAAGGAATCATAAATGAAGATGACATGGATAATTCTAAAGATGAAGCTTATTTTTTAAAGCTTATAACAGAACTCTGGGGTTTGCATTCTTCTGCTTTGCCAGACTCTACTGTAAAAGAGGCAGAAGTGCTATTCTATTCCAAGTTGCTTAATGCTTTAACGGTATATTAT AAAACAATGCCTACTATGTTGGAAGgattatttgattttttcaaaatTCTGCCGAACAACCCGCTAGCATTACCAACTATGTTGCAACAAGCTCTGTTATCTCTGCTCCAAGAACATGTTGGTTGGTCCTCTAAATGCGAAATTGCCTCAAGAGTTCACCCACAAATGTACAAGCATTTGCTTCCTTTTCTGGAGTTGTCAATGTATTCACAAAACAGAGACATTAAAGATCAAGCATACAGTCTAGCGAAGGCATCGATGTATAGTACTGGTGCATTTGACCAGAACCCAAAGGAAATTTGTTCATGGTTCTTCTTTATTCCTGGGTATAGAAAAGACTACATGCTTGGAGGAGCAGTAGGGTGTGATATCTACAAAAAATTGTCCTCACCTGTTCTTCTTTTCCTACGTGATGCTGTAATTGAATCTGGCAATAAGTTATTCTATTATTTGAATCTCTTAAGGTCTTCTTTGAGTAGCATACCAGGCGCTAAAG ATACATCTCCTGATTTCAGCGCTTTCACTATTTGCATCTTGGATAAGTGCCTAACATTGATAACTGCTGAATCTGGTGCTTTTTCTGTATCTGAGAAGTCAATGGTTTCATTATACATGTGCAATACCCTAAAGTATCTCCTGGAGACTCAG GTGGATCCATTACTTTTATCTTCAATAATTGATTTGAAGCTTTCTGAGAGACTTGAAGCTGCTTATGACTTGGATGATTCTCAATGTCTCTGTGAGTGGAGGCCATTCAACAGTTTACTACATTTGGCTCGGAGAATTTTGCAGAAAACTTACAGAATATCTTCCAACTGCAACGAAGTTGTGTATACTGACAGTTCTTTTACCCGTACAGTTGGTGAAGTCCAAAGATTGCTGAAGAGTGAGTTTGATGGTAGTCTGCTTGGAGTAACCATTGGGTTTTGCTTTTCATTGGCATGCACAAGACCAGCTGAGATAATACAGAATTTCCCTTTAATCATGTCTGTCTCAAATAAATTGCTTGGGGTCCCTCTCTCATTGTTGATGCAACTATTTTTCTCAGAACCTAGTCTTCTTAATGATGCTTCTAAGAGATGGCGAGAAATCTTCTTCACGGGTCTGGATAGGGCCGTAACTGGATTAAGTGGTGGGAGAACAATGGACTGCAGTGTCATCAGTTCAATGGATAACAAGTCTAATGCATTTTCTGTATTTTTGGACCGTGCACCTTTTTATATTCTCTTCCCAGCAATTCTGGATATTGATGGATTGGATTTGTCTAATCAATCAGGATTGCAAAACTTGTTTATGGCAAAGCTTTCTGAGGAGACATCTGATCATCTTCTTTCCATTTTCCGCTATTTACTCTTTTGGTTGAATCAAGCTCAATTATCATATAGAAATGAGCATTTCGAGGGGTTTGAAAAGCTTTCTGAAGCTTGCTTCCTTCTCCTGAGCCGCATGTTGAAAGAGTTGGTGGTTGAAAAATTTAATTCTTGCGGTTTAGACACCTTTACTCCTTTCACAATTCACTTTGTTAAAGAGTTGGTTGTAACTATCCTAGATCACCCTGCTGTGGCAGCAGTGCTGGAGTGCCCATCCCCTGTTAAAAGTGATTTTGCATGTGGAATAATTAAGGACAGTGTTGACCAGTTTGTTGAATCAGCTAAACTGGAAGTCAGCAAGATGGATCATCATGTGCATAATTTGTTAAAAGCAACTTCTGAGCTCTGGTTGTCTTTCTGCCATAGCCAAGGCTCCTCATCTGAAGTTTATCATGCTAATAAACATGTCATAAGTTCATTCAAGAATGTGGTAAATAAACTGGTTATGGCATTCAAGCAGAAGATGAATGAATGCATGAAGTCGAAGAACGTAATACCTTTAGTTCCTACATTATGTGCTCTACACAATTTGATTCATTTCATATCTCCCTTTGAGATGCTTGAACTGGTCCATTGGATGCTGTCTGCAATTGACCATGAGGATCGTTCTGTTTGGCTGACTTCAGTGCTCTGTGTTGGATTACACATTGCTGGTTCTGCATTTAGTCATCTGGCAGCAAACATGCAGCAGCCACATGAAAAAATGCCTTTTTGTTTGTTTTGGGGAATTCAACAGGAACAATTTGATGTCATCCTCTATGAGAAAATCTTTTCGCAAGTATACGAAATTGCCACTCGTTTTGAACTTGATGTTGCTGATATCTGTCTGCTCAAAGCTGTAAAAGTTGTGAAAACACATAAAGCTATCCAGAAGCCAAGCCATCCTTTTCTTAAGATTACATGTAGAGCTGTGGCTAACACTCATGTCAATATCCTTTCTCATTGCATGCTCAAAATAACCAAAAGAAAAGCTGAAATCTTGTTTCTTGTTGCTGATATAAGCCCCCTGCATCTATCAGTATTTGGAAAGTTATTTTCAGACATGATGAATAAATACGTGGCAGTCAAGTCTTGTGCAGTACAGCAAATTTGTGGTTATTCTGATGAGGACATGTTGATGCTTCTTCCCACTGTCATCCTGTACTTGAATTCAATTCCTTCTAAGTTTGGGGGCCAACTTTGCATGCTTCATGAGAATATAGTTTCTTTTTATTGGGGAATACTCAAGCAAGGTTTCTCTATCTGGAAGAGCTATGTTTCCAGGGAGATATTTCAGGTAGAATGCTGTGAAAACCTATCAATGGAAGATTCTCTGAATCTTATCTCAGGTAGTCTTCTTACAAATACTGTTCTTGTAGCTCAACTTTTCTTTGAATTGAGAGGTGATTTGGTGAACGTGAAAAAGCGCATGAGTATATTCAATTCTGTTTGCTCAAGTGAATATAGTGATCTGCTGGAGTTCGATCTCACTCAAGATGGTGCTTATTCAGTTGAGGAGTCTTTGAATGTTGTCAACAGGACTGTTACAAAAATACGTTTGTGTAGGGCACTTTTATTCTCCGAGAAGAGGAAGTTTCCATCTGTGCTGAAGAGAGACACAGAATTGATTCCTTCAGAAGATTGCTCCATTTTAGACTTGGCAAGAATCCGGCTTCTGAACCTGTTGGTTCAATCGTGGCAGCTTATTGTCAAGAGATGTTCTTTGAACGTTGTTGACTTCTCGCAAATTGAAGTTGGAAGCTGTTCCTTGTTTAGATATCTGGAAGTATATATTCTGAGAAATTTAATGGAAATAACAATGGAGATGCATGATTGTCTTCTGAATTTGGCTTCTCTTCCATTTATAGAGCAACTTGCTAAGTCATCTCTTTTGCATAGGTTTTACGATCCTACGACACTGCGGATGCTCCGAGCTATTATCTCATCGGTATCTGAGGGGAAGTTCTCTTGCATTTCAATTATTCAACTGTTGCTTGCACATTCGCAATTTGCAGCTACAATCCATTCTTCTCCCATCTCAGCTGGTCATTCTCACTTTGGGCTGATATTTACTCCTTTGCCGAGCATCATGAGATCGTATGTTCCATGTATTGATCAAGATGCCCTTGATCTAAAAGATAATTTTAAACTATCTGAAGAACGTGCCCGGCAGTTGGAACTTGTTAAGTTGCTTAAGTTGCTTTTCCAGATCAGGGCTCAGCAATGTGATATTGATAATGTAAAAGACATTGGAATAAATTTGAGGGAATTGGTCTTTTTACTATTATCTTCTTATGGTGCAAGTATGAGTGCGATTGACTTGGAGATATACAGCTTACTGGATGAAATCAAGTCGGCTAATGACTTGGATGAAGAAAGTATGGCTAAATTAGATTTCCTATGGAGTAGTGCTCTGCTGAAAGTCAGAAAAGAAAATGAACTGGTGCAGACTCTCTCTCGTAATTTGAGCGAAGCTGAAGCAGTTGATGACTACCGCAGAATCCACTTCAGAGAAAACATTCccattgaccccaaattttgtgcAACTACTGTGCTTTATTTCCCATATGATAGAACTGTTGGTGCGGGGATTCACAGAAAACCTGAAACGGATAATCCTGATTTTAGATATGCG GTGCATTACACAGATGTTGAGAAAATCTGCGTGTATGATCCCATTTTTATCTTGCGCTTCTCAGTTCATTGTCTTTCTATGGGTTTTATTGAGCCCTTGGAGTTTGCTAGCTTAGGCTTGCTTGCGATTAGTGCTGTCAGTATATCTTCACCTGATGATGACATGAGGAAATTAGGTTACGAGGTTCTTGGAAGGTTCAAGAGTACACTGGAG